The genomic DNA CGGCTGGCGTGAGATTTTCATCACACGACGAGCTTCCTCAATACTCACTTCAGCTCGTTCGGCCATTTCCTCAACAGTCGGTTCGCGTCCCAGTTCCTGAACGAGATCTTTGGAGACTTTTCGTAAGCGAGACATGGTTTCAATCATGTGCACAGGAATACGAATCGTACGGGCCTGATCGGCAATCGCTCGGGTGATCGCCTGACGAATCCACCAGGTGGCGTAAGTCGAGAATTTGTAGCCACGGCGATATTCGTATTTGTCGACGGCTCGCATCAGGCCAGTGTTGCCCTCCTGAATGAGATCGAGGAAGTTCATGCCGCGATTACGGTATTTTTTGGCAATCGAAACGACCAGTCGCAGGTTGCCGCCGGAAAGTTCCCGCATGGCAGTTTCGTAGGCGGAGAATCGACTTTCGATTTCTTTGATACGAGCCTGCAACGATTCCGGAGTTTCGTAGGTCATCACCATTAAGTCGTGAAGTTCACGTTCGATGGCAGCTTTTTCGTTCTCCGAATTCTGTCGACGGCTGACAACTTTATGCTTGTGCTTCAACTCGTTCATACGAGCAGAAATCTGCTGCAGACGTTTGAACAAGGGATGCAGACGTTGCGTACGTAAGCTCAGTTCCTCAACGAGCGTCGTCATTTTACGACGTCGGGTATTGAGCGAATGACGAGCCTGCTTTTGTTCTTCAGATGAAAGCTCTGGGTCGATGGAGCGTTGGAAGTCGTGCTTGTTCTTCTCCATCAGGTAGTCGAGAGTTTTCAGATTGTGCGGCATGCGGCCGAGAATCTGTTCTTTCTCGAGACTTTCCGTCAAAGAAACTTTGATCGTACGATCGAATGGCAATTCTCCACGATGCACTTTGGCCAGTGTTTCGATGGCAGCCTGCATCGCACAATCGTTTTCCATCAGATGACGACGGAATTGCTTGCGAGTCACTTCGATTTTCTTGGCAAGCGTGATTTCCTCAACACGTGTCAGCAACGGGATTTCTCCCATCTGTGTGAGGTAAATGCGTACGGGATCGTCGATTCGCTTGGAACCTTCTTCTTCCGCGATGAGATCTCCTGAACGTTTTTCTGATTTGGAGGTCTTCTTTTTCTTGGCGGACTCCAGTTCGGTTTTCCGTTTGGAGACGTGCTTCTCAGGAATGATGTCCATTCCGAGTTCTTCCAGAGAATGCAGCAGGTGATCGAGCTTGTCCGGATTGACCCCCTCATCGGGCAGGTAATCGTTGACCTGACTAAAGGTGATGTAACCCTGTTTGCGTCCAGATTTAATCAATTGCTGTAGGTTGTCATCAAGCTGATGCATGGATATCTCCTCGAAGTTGATCTCTCGTCTGTTGTCCGTTGCAGTGATTGTCTCATTTCACTATAGGACGAAAAACGGACAGAGTTGAGATTATTGAGACGATGCAGTATTGCGCGTCACACGTTGCTGGTGAAATTGAGCCGCATCCTGCAGCATTTGTCTCATCCGTTCGTCGACCGATGTTGGTTCGTGATTTTCGATCGCAACAGTACGCGTCGACGTTCGGTGCTGGGATTCCCTCTGTTCCCAATTCAGTTGCTCGATCACCTGATTCAGATAAAACGGAATGCGGTTCCCCTCGGAATCCTGCAGCGTCTCCTGAAGTTTGTCGGTAATCTTCTTCTGTTCGGCTTCGGTCGTTATCGCCATAATGAATCGCTTCAATTCTGGCTCTTCCAACTCGCTCATCAGCGAGTCGACTCCGGTGTATTCTCCTCTTTGATTCTGCTCGGCACATTGCGAGAGAAGTTCCAGGACAATTTTGTTTCGTATGATTGTCATCGTTTCCCGTTGTAAAACCACCGTGATGCATTCGGGCATCATGATGATAATTTCCAACAGGTCTCGCTCAAGAGCAGTTCTCCGATTCAAGTTCGGCTTTAAAAGCTGATCGATCTGTTTTCGCAGAGACACCTGAGGAACGTCCCGAGATGTTTCCTGAAAGACCTGATTGAACTCTTCCCCATTTAAATCGTTCGTCTGCTGGTGAAAAAAGTCAACATCTGCATCGTTCGGCTGTGAACGTGAGATGCTATGTTGACTTGACGCAACTTTCGGGCCTTTCGCTCGCAATTTTGCCAAATCACTTCGTAATTTTTGCTCCTGAGAGCCCCGCAAGCCGACTTGATTGGCCAGTCGATTCAGCAGCAGATCTTCACGTTTTGTGCCTTGCAAAGCGGGTGCGACGGCGATCAGAGCGAGCATTTCCTCAGTGATTTTTTCACTGGCAAATGTTGAGTTGGAATTATGCTCTCCTGCAAGTTGCTGAAGTTTAAAGTCCCACGCTTCCTGTGCTTTTTGCAAAAGATTTTGAAATTCCTGCACGCCATGTTTTTCAAGATACTCGGGCGGATCCATTCCGTCAGGCAGTGCCAGCAGCTTCAGTTCGATCTCATGCGACAATAAACGTGGCAAGGCTCGGTTAGCCGCGTTTTGTCCCGCTTTATCACCATCAAAAATCAGAATCACGTTCTGACAGAACCGTTTAATCAAGGCAACATGCTCATGAGTTAACGCTGTTCCCAAGGTCGCCACAACGTTGGGAATTCCCACTTGGTGCAGGCTGATACAATCTGTATAGCCTTCAACGACGATAACCTGATTTCGACCACGCATCGCGTCTCGGGCATGGTCGATGCCGTAAAGTTGCTTGCTTTTGTTAAAGAGATAACTTTCTTTGCTGTTCTGATATTTCCCAAATTTCTCATCTTCGCTGCCTGGCAGCACCCGTCCTCCAAAGGCGATGACTTGGCCGCGTTCGTTGCGAATCGGAAAGATGATACGGTTACGAAAGTGATCGAAATATCCGCCGCCGTTGGCTCGCTGGGCAATTAATCGAGCTTCTTCAAGTTGTTGTTTCGTGAACTTTCCATTAGAGGAATTCCCCAGCCACTCCCAGGGACCGGGATGGAAACCGATTTCAAAGTCCGACCAGATTTCCTCGCAGAAGCCGCGATCGAGTAAATAATCCCGAGCGGCTTCGGCTGCGGGATCTGTCAGCAGACAATTGTGAAATTTTTGACTGGCCCAGCCGAGAGCAGATAATAGAGTATTTCGGTCTGTTCCTCGAGTGCCGCTTTTCTGCTGGTTTTTGGGCATTTCCAGACCAGCGCGGTTGGCGAGTTGCTCTAAAGCGTCTCGAAATTGCAGTCCTTCTAATTTCTGGACATAGCTAAAGCAGTCTCCGCCTTCATTACAAACCCAGCATCTGTAAGTCTGGCGAGAGGGATCAATCGTCATTGAGGGATCATGATCGTCATGGAAAGGGCAGAGAGTGACATATTCACTTCCCCCTTTTCTCGGCGTCACTGTGCGAGTTTCGCCAATGAGCGCAATGAGATCAGTCTGGGCGCGAACCTCTTCTTTGAATTCGCTCCACTTATCCATCTGCACGTTGATAATTCCCCTCAAGCCTGTTCGCACTTCACTGATTCAAACTCTTGGCAATACATCTCTTCGCTGACAGGTCAATCAGCAGAGAGATCCCCCGGCTCACAATGGCATTGCGTTCGCGTCTGTCCTCAATGGAGCATTTCCCTCGACAGCGATTCAGGCAAGTCTACAGTTGTTCATTTTGTATGCTGGCGGGACGACCAAAGGCGTCACATCACAACTCTACCACCAATGCAAGCCTCCGCAAATGAAATCCATAGAAAGTTAAACAAACAGAGGATCACGTAACCCTATAAATAGTAGAGAGATAAGGGCCATATTCATAGTGCCTGTCTTCACTGTCTGGGAATGTGGCCGTATTTCAACCTGTTTGTGGAATTGTTACGACTGGGATCATTGATTCAACCGCACTAAACTTTCTGGACACTTAGTTTATAGGACATGGCTTGGTTTTCCTGAGTTAATTATTCCGGCTCAAAGTGGTTCAAAGTTCCTATAAATCATGACTATTTATTGATAATGAGAAAGGCCCGTCTGTCACTGGCTCCTCTGGAAGTCAACCCCTTTGGCTGGTTGAGTGCCGTCCCCTCGCTGACGCTACGGGGTAAGTTCGCACTCACTCGTTACTATGGTTTACTTACGCAGGATATCTCCGAAAGATCCTTTCGGGGCGGCTCAGCTGCAAGAAGTTCCTTTTGGAGTTCACGATCAACCACAAGTAATCTAGTGGACTGCGACCAAAAAGATCACGGATCGATCAGGCATATCCAGCTTCGATGAGTGTCACACACTGGCTTACGGTGCGTGCTTGTAAGTTTGATACTTATTTGTTGGAATGTTTTGAAAAGCATTTCGACAGGATTCCATAAACTATGGCTCAAATTTCCCCAATTATTCGATTGAACTCTCTTGATAATGTCGTTGTTGCGATTCGTGAGATTCCTGAGGGGACAACTCTGGAAGATCTGTCTTCACAAATTGTGACTCGAGTACTTATTCCCGCTGGCCACAAGATTGCGACACGAGAGATTTCAGCTGGAGAGCCGATTTTCAAATATGGTCAGACGGTCGGGTTTGCTTCTAAAGACATTCGTAATGGAGATTGGGTCCATACGCATAATGTCGATTGTGGTTCTCTGAATCTGGAATATCGATACGCGGATGCCCTTCCTGAGACGGATTTCTTTTCCGAAGTCAGGAAGTTCCAAGGATATCGCCGGCCGAATGGCAAAGCGGCCACGCGAAATTATGTGGCGATTGTCAGTACTGTGAATTGCTCAGCCACCAGTTCACGACGTATTGCTGACCAGGTTGGGCCGGAGTTGCTCGAAAAATATCCTCATGTCGATGGTGTGATTGCTTTGACACACAAAGGAGGCTGTGCGTTCGAATATCAGGGATCGGACCACGAACAACTCAATCGGACATTGGCCGGTTATGCCCGACATCCAAATATCTGTGGATATCTGGTGATTGGACTCGGCTGTGAGACGGCTCAGGCGGATTATCTGGTTGACTCCCAAGGATTGGTCCAGCTGGAATCAGCCGACACGCCCGCGAAAAAATCGCGTCCGATGATTAACATTCAACAAGCTGGTGGTGTACGCAAGACAATCGAAAAGGCCCTGAGTGCCTTGCCGGAGATTCTGCAAGAGGCAGACCGTGCCCGACGGGAGCCCATCTCTGCTTCGGAATTGATTGTCGCGACCGAATGCGGGGGGAGTGATGGATATAGTGGGATCACTGCGAATCCGGCGATTGGCGTCGCCAGCGATTTGATAGTCCGCTCAGGCGGGACGGCAATTCTGTCTGAAGTTCCTGAAATTTATGGTGGCGAACATCTGCTGACCAGCAGGGCAATCAGTCGAGAAGTCGGCGAGAAACTGATCGAGCGAATCCACTGGTGGGAAGATTATGCGGACAAATTCCAACTCAAAATCGACAATAATCCTTCGGTCGGTAATAAGAAGGGTGGATTGACGACGATTTACGAGAAGAGCCTGGGAGCGATCGCCAAAGGGGGTTCGACGGCTCTCACTGCCGTCTATGAGTATGCGGAACCTGTCACTGCTAAGGGGTTTGTGATTATGGACACCCCCGGCTACGACCCGGCGAGTGTCACGGGTATGATCGCTGGAGGAGCGACCGTTTCCCTGTTTTCCACAGGCCGTGGAAGTTGTTTTGGAAGCAAACCGACACCGACTCTGAAAATCTGCTCCAATACGGCAACCTTCGACTATCTCAGTGAAGATATGGATATCAATGCCGGCGATGTTCTTGAGGGAACCAGCCTGGAACAGAAGGGGCAAGAGATCTTTGAGGAGATTCTTGCGGTCGCTTCCGGGAAAAAAACCAAATCTGAGGCGGCTGGGATCGGAGATGAAGAATTTTGCCCCTGGTCGCCTGGCCCAATCTTTTAAAGATTGTCTTAAGTTGTTTAATGGCAACACCTTACTGCTTAGTTTATGACGATTTCCAGAGAAGATGCTTCTGGAATAAACGCTAAAGTCGTCAGGATTCGCACGATTGTGAGAACCGTTACAGCCGGAAATCACCAAAAATACGGCATCACCGTCACAATCGTTACAGCTTCACAATCCCCACAACCGATACTACCGGCAGGTCCACAATTTTGCGCACTGTCTAGTGATGTGTGAAATTGATGCCAACAGGTTCCTCTGGTTCAGGTCAAGATCGATGATGCCTCAAGAGATAAAGTCGCTGATGACAA from Rubinisphaera italica includes the following:
- the rpoD gene encoding RNA polymerase sigma factor RpoD, whose product is MHQLDDNLQQLIKSGRKQGYITFSQVNDYLPDEGVNPDKLDHLLHSLEELGMDIIPEKHVSKRKTELESAKKKKTSKSEKRSGDLIAEEEGSKRIDDPVRIYLTQMGEIPLLTRVEEITLAKKIEVTRKQFRRHLMENDCAMQAAIETLAKVHRGELPFDRTIKVSLTESLEKEQILGRMPHNLKTLDYLMEKNKHDFQRSIDPELSSEEQKQARHSLNTRRRKMTTLVEELSLRTQRLHPLFKRLQQISARMNELKHKHKVVSRRQNSENEKAAIERELHDLMVMTYETPESLQARIKEIESRFSAYETAMRELSGGNLRLVVSIAKKYRNRGMNFLDLIQEGNTGLMRAVDKYEYRRGYKFSTYATWWIRQAITRAIADQARTIRIPVHMIETMSRLRKVSKDLVQELGREPTVEEMAERAEVSIEEARRVMKISRQPISLDRPIGEGEDSYFGDFIEDQSTESPVSSATQEMLKDKIDHVLRTLTYREREIIKLRYGLGDGYTYTLEEVGRIFKVTRERVRQIEAKAVRKLQHPVRSHQLKGFLESLMAAGAMQG
- a CDS encoding UxaA family hydrolase, whose amino-acid sequence is MAQISPIIRLNSLDNVVVAIREIPEGTTLEDLSSQIVTRVLIPAGHKIATREISAGEPIFKYGQTVGFASKDIRNGDWVHTHNVDCGSLNLEYRYADALPETDFFSEVRKFQGYRRPNGKAATRNYVAIVSTVNCSATSSRRIADQVGPELLEKYPHVDGVIALTHKGGCAFEYQGSDHEQLNRTLAGYARHPNICGYLVIGLGCETAQADYLVDSQGLVQLESADTPAKKSRPMINIQQAGGVRKTIEKALSALPEILQEADRARREPISASELIVATECGGSDGYSGITANPAIGVASDLIVRSGGTAILSEVPEIYGGEHLLTSRAISREVGEKLIERIHWWEDYADKFQLKIDNNPSVGNKKGGLTTIYEKSLGAIAKGGSTALTAVYEYAEPVTAKGFVIMDTPGYDPASVTGMIAGGATVSLFSTGRGSCFGSKPTPTLKICSNTATFDYLSEDMDINAGDVLEGTSLEQKGQEIFEEILAVASGKKTKSEAAGIGDEEFCPWSPGPIF
- the dnaG gene encoding DNA primase, giving the protein MDKWSEFKEEVRAQTDLIALIGETRTVTPRKGGSEYVTLCPFHDDHDPSMTIDPSRQTYRCWVCNEGGDCFSYVQKLEGLQFRDALEQLANRAGLEMPKNQQKSGTRGTDRNTLLSALGWASQKFHNCLLTDPAAEAARDYLLDRGFCEEIWSDFEIGFHPGPWEWLGNSSNGKFTKQQLEEARLIAQRANGGGYFDHFRNRIIFPIRNERGQVIAFGGRVLPGSEDEKFGKYQNSKESYLFNKSKQLYGIDHARDAMRGRNQVIVVEGYTDCISLHQVGIPNVVATLGTALTHEHVALIKRFCQNVILIFDGDKAGQNAANRALPRLLSHEIELKLLALPDGMDPPEYLEKHGVQEFQNLLQKAQEAWDFKLQQLAGEHNSNSTFASEKITEEMLALIAVAPALQGTKREDLLLNRLANQVGLRGSQEQKLRSDLAKLRAKGPKVASSQHSISRSQPNDADVDFFHQQTNDLNGEEFNQVFQETSRDVPQVSLRKQIDQLLKPNLNRRTALERDLLEIIIMMPECITVVLQRETMTIIRNKIVLELLSQCAEQNQRGEYTGVDSLMSELEEPELKRFIMAITTEAEQKKITDKLQETLQDSEGNRIPFYLNQVIEQLNWEQRESQHRTSTRTVAIENHEPTSVDERMRQMLQDAAQFHQQRVTRNTASSQ